From the Syngnathoides biaculeatus isolate LvHL_M chromosome 10, ASM1980259v1, whole genome shotgun sequence genome, one window contains:
- the LOC133507100 gene encoding cytokine-like protein 1, translating into MKFGSALAFWFFGFACVSECTPPTCYSRALSLSKEVMTLLDKIHTYHRMKTCAEVLPTIFLDVHNSCVTTKLRDFLYVLLNHPSRNCRERPRMVLLKTKMQNLYAIISRICYRDLVFFTDDCGAIDTGHSRPHYAEDRLQILQEER; encoded by the exons ATGAAGTTCGGATCCGCACTCGCGTTCTGGTTCTTCGGTTTTGCGTGTGTGTCAGAATGCACGCCACCGACCTGTTACTCCAGGGCGCTGAGCTTGAGCAAAGAAGTGATGACCCTCTTGGATAAGATCCACACTTACCACCGTATG AAAACGTGTGCTGAGGTCCTACCCACCATCTTCCTTGACGTGCAC AACTCGTGTGTGACGACCAAGCTCCGTGACTTCCTCTACGTGCTCCTAAACCATCCCAGCCGGAACTGCAGAGAGCGACCCAGGATGGTACTGCTGAAAACCAAAATGCAGAACTTGTACGCCATAATCAGCCGAATTTGCTATCGG GACTTGGTGTTTTTCACAGACGACTGCGGGGCCATCGACACTGGCCACAGCAGGCCTCACTACGCGGAGGACAGACTTCAGATTTTGCAGGAGGAGAGATAA